The proteins below come from a single Triticum aestivum cultivar Chinese Spring chromosome 5D, IWGSC CS RefSeq v2.1, whole genome shotgun sequence genomic window:
- the LOC123121386 gene encoding proline-rich receptor-like protein kinase PERK9 codes for MPSPRAPRSAATGGPPAHLPFLSSSPSFSLTPSLSVLLQVPAMAIMDSSHAAGARHRSPPSTVRPESGWEPDEAEPSRPDPLQQPGSSPPPPRAVQLMHRRPHLPPRQTRRRDSTSWLGHREPPPPGFPTPPRWPPPAAPLNQAPPSSPCEPTRPDGHPRKHPSSMFAWWRLGAATETPPRGGIPASAWFRPQQHTTSPPSSTCHVHVHSFHFSH; via the exons ATGCCAAGCCCTCGTGCTCCTCGATCGGCAGCCACAGGGGGGCCTCCCGCGCACCTTcccttcctctcttcctctccttccttctccctcacACCCTCTCTCTCTGTTCTCCTGCAGGTACCCGCCATGGCCATCATGGACAGCAGCCATGCGGCAGGAGCTCGCCACCGAAGTCCCCCAAGCACCGTACGCCCCGAATCTGGCTGGGAACCGGACGAGGCCGAGCCCTCGCGCCCAGATCCGCTGCAGCAACCTGGAagttcgccgccgccacctcgggcGGTTCAACTGATGCACCGCCGCCCTCACCTCCCTCCCCGACAGACGCGCCGTCGTGACTCCACCTCCTGGCTAGGCCACCGCGAGCCTCCACCTCCCGGCTTCCCGACGCCGCCCCGTTGGCCTCCTCCCGCGGCCCCACTTAATCAAGCCCCGCCGTCTTCCCCGTGCGAGCCAACCAGGCCTGACGGCCACCCCCGCAAGCACCCGTCCTCGATGTTCGCTTGGTGGAGACTAGGAGCAGCGACAGAGACGCCGCCCCGAGGCGGAATCCCTGCCTCCGCTTGGTTCCGTCCACAGCAGCACACCACATCTCCCCCGTCGTCCACCTGCCATGTTCATGTCCACAG CTTCCATTTCAGCCATTGA